tgtgacaaactaaatatcatgcgggtgaaaccgcgggcaaaaactagtaaaaGCATGAAATTGATCCCTATTTTGGAATTTTAAGAAATCAAACAAAATATGGTTACACAAGATACTTTATTGTAAGCCTGTGTACATTTTCATTAAACTTAGCCTAGAGAATGTGTCACAGTCTACTTCAGTGGGATGAACCTGGAGCTGTGGGTGGCACCGATACCGGGCCGACCGTGCTTGACGGGCTTGTACGTGACTGAGAACTCTCCCAAGTAATGACCGATCATCTCAGGCTTGATTTCAACCTGGAAGGagaaatacatacatttttaatattatgtttacaAGTCATTATTCTGCATTTGATCTAgaaacaatttattaaataatattagtttacGCAGATATTAATCTACAAAATCAACATCTATAAAACTACCACCATcacatttgtttttaattttaaaaatttctaaacataattaaataatgtcagGTAATTTGCCTAGGGGGCAGCAATTTTGAAAGTGTTATTTGAGTaattttgcatatttataatcaattaaaaaaaatatttttataaggttAGAGATTTTTGACAAAGGCATCACAGATCATGAACTTATGGCATTGACTAAAAACTAGTAATCAATTAATTTAAGTTGTAAAAACAATTCTAGTAACACATTCACATAAAATTCCTCTATAGCACAATAATTTTATCTAGTTTACATCTCAAATTCTATAAATTCATGAAAATCTTTGCAAACCATGAATGAACAGATGGTATTTAAAATGGTAATAAAAATGGCATGATGTTTTGAGTAATCCACATTAAGCTTATctttgaaatattattaattgaAATGTCATTCATatctttttaacattttaatacaataaGTCTTTGTGTTCATTCATGGTAAATTGCAATAATAAAGAATGTAGAGTCAGTCACATAGGTTGAATGTATTTAGAAGGTGAACTAGGTATTTACCTGGTTGAAAGTTTTCCCGTTGTAGATACCGACAATGGAGCCAACCATTTCTGGGACAATGATCATGTTGCGCAGGTGGGTCTTGACGATCTCGGGCTTCTCATTTGGGGGAGCCTCCTTCTTCGCGCGGCGCAGCTTCTTCACGAGAGCCATTGGCTTGCGTTTCAAACCGCGCGCGAACCGCCGGCGGGCGCGAGCGTGCATCAACTCCATGAGTTGTTCACTGGAAGTACACCATGAAGTAAATTAAACCGAACAATATAACCTAGCTTGGTCAATCATAACCTTAAAAGATACTTCGAAATGTCCAAAACACAAAAGATACGTTCAGCACTTACTTGGGCATATCCAGAAGCTGATCAAGATCAACTCCTCGGAAGGTAAACTTCCTGAAGGTACGCTTCTTCTTGAGAGTTTCCTCGACCTGCAAAACGTAAACATTGCACGTCACTTATCACGAAATAACACCACGAAAAGATCATGAAATTTAACTAAAACGATTCACTGGTCTTGAATATTTATTTCACTGAAAGATTATTCCCGTAAATAACGATAGAAAACccgaaaatattttacaaacctCTGCCATGTTTCCGATTTGTTTGACAGATCCGACAAAAAGAAAGATGGTTCACTCAAAGTGAAAATGACAATTCACTTGTCAAATTAGTGATGAGACTAAATCAAGCAGTTAATTGAAACattcaatataaaataaaattgctacAAAGAGCAAATATAAAACTGGAGTTTCCAACGCATTACAATATtactataggtgtaccagaatctcatggcaaacaaaaatattggaaaagtgtgtttttcatatggcaattgtctatggtttaattgtcacctgtcaaagaaaattatgaaatctgtcagtcgctgcaaaaattttgtaatctcttcttgactatttgttatttttgtgaaaaagtcgaaaaagctcaagtaagtcatattgttttcaatgtgaattgtaaaataaggcataattcaaagtcaatctttgattctaaacgcgccgtcgagttgacagtgagttggactgaaatatttgatacatttagcttattacccaactgcgtcagaaggagggttatgtttttttattcttacttaatagctgctttatcgatgttttcaggtatatctcacaaattggtgcagaggaatggtcaaaatgttatgaccatgtaaagaaaattgaaaaagatttcatcaagcaagattgaataatggagaagtttccaatttttttcttttaaataaacttgaaataaatataagtaaaactaataataattgtgaaagaatcatgaaaatatctctagaaataaataagttacagggccctaaagttgcgcataactattcacgccgttttgatcggtgtattcacgcacgacagtcattcggggTACAAACAGTAAATGACCCCTgatccagtgctgttgacagatccatatttttttaaatctatttctatttttttaagtcactcaagattctttcttagtaaaattttgtaacctttttttaaatatcccagacctgaggtggaattgtgtaaagcaatcgttatcatttgacagttcatatcgtacgattattctgtcaaacgctttgtttaactgactttatcgtacgttatgaactgtcaaatgattacgattgctttacacaattccacctctggccatttatacaaaaagaacggcaccgcctgtTCCAATTCCACgctaaaataagtatgtaggtaatttaaataattaatttcccagACATTTCTagatcgattttaaaaaaaacttcaccgtctttttagttttggtatatattttaatcccattcagagaaatatagttttttttaacatcaggaaacttctccattgaaatgttggaagaacaatttatttacaacacctctttatcttgatcatctattgaagaacaagaaatgcaagtggagttcttagaatcgttttctagttctgaataaagtgataagttaaaagtatggtGCATAATAAAATTGGTTACtttaagtaatatacgatttatttataacaacattcttcatactcatacctacctaaaatgtatattcgtacttcatgttcattattattaaagtcataaaagtaaaaaattaaatagtatcaagatcgtttattccaatttccttagtattgctctcaacaaagtttattttccctatttgccatgagattctggtacacctataacgAGCGCAtccgaagtaaaaaaaaataataatcgcCCCCCTGCTTCATGCAACATTTtgaaataagttttaaaatatttttgtgaaacgCTTGGGAAGTCGTAATTTGCAATTTCCCAGACTGACCATAAGCAAAATAAGAAGAGTTAATTTAATGTAGGCAGGATGTTCCAACAATGTAACTTGTCCTCTGATCATCACTTTGGTACagaaaaaaatgtaggtacatatgGGCGGCGtacctttttaattattattatgagcctaaataattatgaaatatatagaataatatgtaatttaattatttttgtataaaattaattcatatcttATCAGTTTTATTTGCCGATCACGTTTGCTGTACATATCCGGTTCCGTTTAGTTTATAAAAGCGAATATAAttaatagatatttttaaatataatttattcaatttataaatagtttaaaatatttgtttagtattttaaaaaatatattttaattattaaatgaaTTGTTGATAAAATAAGTCTGTTGATTGACTTGTTTTGTACAAAGTGTCGTGAGTAGTGGTGGGGTTGTTTGTCACACACAGAGTATTTAAGTCATTTGTCGTTGTAGCGATGGCATTCGCATTTGAACCGTGTTATAAGGTGTTACTCTGCCCGATTGTGATCAAGTGTAATAttgtaattataaataaaattacaagtgATTATTGAAACTTAAATGGTCTCATTTATCACCCGAAATGGAACCCAACGAACGTGATGGCGGAATACCGCCGACAGCAGCGGCGGGATCACAATCCCCTATACTTGGTGGAGCCTTCAGAGATGCAGAATCACGACACGAGCCTACATTTTCCATGGATCAAGTGATGAGTTTATTGACAAGTGTGACGAAACAAGCAGCGTCGAGTGCAGTTACTGCGGCGATCTCTGCCACTCCTATGCCCCGTGATCGCAGCCATTTTTACCTCCCACCGTTTGATCCAGACATCCGTTCACATGACATCAGAGATTGGTGTGCGAATGTTGACGAAACCATCACTGCTTTCAACATTTCACCGCAAGAGGCACGCATGAAAGCTATTCTCCAACTGAAAGGACGCGCTAAGACATGGGCTGATACCTGGTCCCTACAATCCACTACTTGGCAACAAGTGAAAGAAGACTTGATTCGAACATTTGGAAAGGAATTCCGGTATGCTGATGATGTTTACAAATGGCGTAGCTACACATCGGATCAAGCTGCCAGTTACGCCGAGTACGCTACGACGGGATGGACACTCTTCAAGCGGGTCCGGCCTGAGGCTTCGGACGCTGAGGTGATCGACGCTTTGATAACAGGTATTTATCCTGAATATATTAGGTCTGAATTATTAAGAAATACACCTGATTCTTTGCCCAAGCTAGTTTCTGTTTTAAAAACTTATCGCAAGCGTAAATTTGATAGTTCAGAAAAGCCTAATAACAGTTATATTAAAAGATCGCGTGTATCTGAAATCCCTGGAAGGAATGACCAATCTCTTAATTGCTACAAATGTAACAAACAAGGTCATCGTTTTCGTGATTGCAAGGAATCCACTACTCTTTCATCTGTGCCGATATCTAAGCCAGATTCTGTTCAAGGCCCTAGCGTTCCTAGTGTTTCTGTGAAGTCTGTCGAGTGCAAATACTGTCATAAATTGGGTCACGTAGAAAAGAATTGCTTTCGAAAACAAAATGCCGAACGTAACAGGGCTTCTCAAAATAAATcggtatttttttgtaattcagTGAATCGCAGTACCACAAAAGTGAAAATAGGGAATAGCTTTTACGACTGCTTATTTGACACAGGCGCCGATTGTTCATTAATTAGGCAACGGTTCTCTGGGTGTGTTCCAGGGAAAAGGAAATCTGTAAACGTTGTTTTTTCTGGTATCGGTGGTTACCCAGTGCGTTCAACCCAATCTATCACAACCATTGTTGAGATTGATAAAGTCAGTGTAGAGCTAGAGTTTTATGTAGTCGGGGATACGCAAACCCAATTTGACATTTTAATAGGCTATGACCTTTTGCAAATCCCTGGTCTCAGTGTTACATTGACTAACACTGGAATTTCAATAAATCAAGCCGCTAATGACAACGTAAAGGCTTTGAATGAGTGCACAGTAACAGATTCTATTTTTGATCTTGACACTGATATTAAAGACCAGGCCTTGCTtgaacaattaaaaaatatcgtAAGTAGCTTTCAAAAAAGTTTTACTACCGGCAATAATGTAACAAAGGTCACTACAGGCGAgttagaaattaaattaaaaaatcctgATAAAATTGTACAACGCAGACCCTACAGATTATCCCCCGTTGAACGTGAGAAGgtaaaatgtattataaatgACCTTAAGAGTAATGGTATCATCCGCGACAGTTCTTCGCCTTTTAGCAGCCCTATTCTGCTCGTAAAGAAGAAAGATGGCTCTGACCGACTCTGTGTCGACTTTCGAGAGCTGAATACCAATACACTTAGGGATCATTATCCATTACCTTTGATTGCAGACCAAATAGACAAACTAGGTAAGGCGCGTTACTTTACTTGTCTGGACATGGCCGCGGGGTTTCACCAAATACCTATTGCTGAAAACTCGATTGAGAAAACTGGCTTTGTAACACCTGACGGCCAATATGAGTTTTTGCGCATGCCTTTCGGTCTTTGTAATGCGCCTTCCGTTTATCAACGAGCAATTAACAAGGCTTTAGGAgattataaagataaaattgCTCTCGTTTATATAGATGACATATTAATTTTTTCTGAAACGGCTGAAGAAGGTTTGCATAATCTAAATCTTGTTCTTAAGCGCTTGACAGATGCTGGTTTTTCACTAAATATTGCGAAATGCTCATTTTTAAAAACTTCTGTTCAATTTTTGGGAAATGTTATCGAAAATGGCACTGTCAAACCAAGTCCGTTAAAAATACAAGCCCTGTCTAGCTCGGAAGTTCCTAAAAATGTAAAGGAACTCCGCCAGTTCAACGGTTTAGCTAGTTACTTTAGAAAATTTGTGCcaaatttttctaaaattatgaTACCTTTATATGAACTAACAAAATCCAATGTCCCCTGGAACTGGACTGAAACCCATGAAAAAGCTAGACAAGAGATAATTAACCGTTTAACATCATTCCCATTGTTGACAATATTTGACCCTGACTTGCCAACCGAACTGCACACTGATGCCAGTGCTCTTGGTTATGGGGCAGTATTAATACAGAGACAAGATCAGGTCCCCCATGTCATCGGCTATTTTAGTATGAGAACGACGAGTGCGGAAAGCAAGTATCACTCGTATGAACTCGAAACTTTAGCCGTTGTCAAAGCTATTcgtcattttcgccattttttATATGGCCGTTCATTTAAGGTCGTAACTGACTGTAACTCCCTTAAAGCCTCTAGGCACAAGAAAGAACTGACTCCTAGGGTACACCGTTGGTGGTCTTATCTGCAGTCGTTTCAGTTCGAAATAGAGTATCGCAAAGGAGAACGACTTGCCCATGCTGACTATTTCAGTAGGAACCCAGTGAATGTGACtagatcacaaaaaaaaaactctgaCGAAGTATCGAGCTCAGTCCCAACATTGCATTTCTCTCTT
The Ostrinia nubilalis chromosome 16, ilOstNubi1.1, whole genome shotgun sequence DNA segment above includes these coding regions:
- the LOC135079352 gene encoding small ribosomal subunit protein uS19; its protein translation is MAEVEETLKKKRTFRKFTFRGVDLDQLLDMPNEQLMELMHARARRRFARGLKRKPMALVKKLRRAKKEAPPNEKPEIVKTHLRNMIIVPEMVGSIVGIYNGKTFNQVEIKPEMIGHYLGEFSVTYKPVKHGRPGIGATHSSRFIPLK